One stretch of Saccharopolyspora erythraea DNA includes these proteins:
- a CDS encoding DUF4232 domain-containing protein produces MRKTAFYLTTTAAAAAMALAGAAGAALASAPAAPAQPAPCAAEEVAADLNAQPGGGKAMLVLTNIGNRACTVEGAPGVGFRAADNSELPVSVEAVPQPGPGRPIELLPGRSAFGGIKWTPCDKADPVCWVATTVEITSPGAAAPVVADFHGANGGDERVTELPLSAAQVGTLQPVSDGVVAW; encoded by the coding sequence ATGCGCAAGACCGCCTTCTACCTGACCACCACCGCCGCCGCTGCCGCGATGGCCCTGGCGGGCGCGGCCGGCGCCGCGCTGGCCTCCGCCCCGGCCGCCCCCGCGCAGCCCGCGCCGTGCGCCGCCGAGGAGGTCGCGGCCGACCTGAACGCCCAGCCCGGCGGCGGCAAGGCGATGCTCGTGCTCACCAACATCGGCAACCGTGCGTGCACTGTGGAGGGAGCGCCGGGCGTCGGCTTCCGCGCCGCCGACAACAGTGAGCTGCCGGTCAGCGTCGAGGCGGTGCCCCAGCCCGGCCCCGGCCGGCCGATCGAGCTCCTCCCGGGCCGCTCGGCGTTCGGCGGGATCAAGTGGACGCCCTGCGACAAGGCCGACCCGGTGTGCTGGGTGGCCACGACCGTCGAAATCACCTCGCCCGGCGCCGCCGCGCCCGTGGTGGCCGACTTCCACGGCGCCAACGGCGGTGACGAGCGCGTGACGGAGCTGCCGTTGTCCGCGGCCCAGGTCGGCACGCTGCAGCCGGTCAGCGACGGTGTGGTCGCCTGGTGA